One Phaseolus vulgaris cultivar G19833 chromosome 11, P. vulgaris v2.0, whole genome shotgun sequence genomic window carries:
- the LOC137836333 gene encoding uncharacterized protein, with protein MAEDLPSIITKAVKISSKKLQDENAALKAANRLIRMEAEKLSCNLMMAEIDHLRLEDAMDAELRGARKEASDLRQKLHLQAQEKIELESKLVPYRLKVANLEASMKADATKVENLEKRSADREVLLGRVEKERDDTKAELGKAQEENARIAAELAQAREENKKAAEELARACEENEGLKKQTDELKKQAQELEQSSAQILLSNTVPQTLLTRCVINQHNR; from the exons atggcagaggatctccCCTCAATCATAACGAAGGCTGTGAAGATCTCAAGCAAGAAACTCCAAGACGAGAATGCGGCGCTAAAGGCGGCAAACCGCCTGATAAGAATGGAGGCAGAGAAGCTTTCTTGCAATCTGATGATGGCGGAAATTGACCATTTaaggctggaggacgccatggatGCCGAACTAAGAGgcgcacgcaaggaggcctccgatctgcgccaaaaactgcacctccaggctcaagagaaaatcgagctggagagtaaACTTGTAccttacaggctcaaggtggccaacttggaggcatcaatgaaagcagatgcgaccaaggtggagaaccttgaaaagaggtcagcagatcgggaggtgCTCCTCGGGAGAGtagagaaggagagggacgacaccaAGGCTGAGCTCGGCAAAGCTCAAGAGGAAAACGCGAGgattgctgcagagctggcccaggctcGGGAGGAAAACAAGAAAGCTGCTGAAGAGCTTGCTCGGGCTTGTGAAGAAAACGAAGGACTGAAGAAGCAAACTGACGAGCTGAAGAAGCAGGCtcaagagctcgagcaaagctccgcccaa ATATTGTTGTCTAATACCGTGCCTCAAACGCTTCTTACTCGCTGTGTGATTAACCAACATAACCGGTAG